GACTCAAAATCGTGATTTTGTGGGTTCGAGTCCCACCTTCGGCACCAACCACATCCTGTCCAGCGGGGGTATAGCTCAGTTGGTAGAGCACCTGCCTTGCAAGCAGGGGGTCAGCGGTTCGAATCCGCTTATCTCCACCATTGTTCCTCGATAGCTCAGTTGGTAGAGCGCCCGACTGTTAATCGGATGGTCACAGGTTCGAGTCCTGTTCGGGGAGCCATACACGCCTTTTTAGCTCAGTAGGTAGAGCGCATCCATGGTAAGGATGAGGTCATCGGTTCGATTCCGGTAAAAGGCACCAGTTCTTGGCCCGTTGGAGAAGCGGCTTAACTCACCGCCCTTTCAAGGCGGCATTCACGGGTTCGAATCCCGTACGGGTCACCATTTTGTTTACAAACTCAATAGCACGTATGGCTCGGTAGCTCAGTCGGTAGAGCAGAGGACTGAAAATCCTCGTGTCGGCGGTTCGATTCCGTCCCGAGCCACCATTTAAGGAAGTTCAGCTAAGGGCGCGACGTCCTGTCGCAACGCTGAACGGAGGTAGCCCAGCTAAAAGCGCGACGTCCTGTCGCAACGCTGGACACGGTACATCCTGTACGTGCGGAAGTGGCTCAGGGGTAGAGCATCGCCTTGCCAAGGCGAGGGTCGCGGGTTCGAATCCCGTCTTCCGCTCCATTATGTTGGTGGCATAGCCAAGTGGTAAGGCATGGGACTGCAAATCCTTGACCCCCGGTTCAAATCCGGGTGCCACCTCCAACTTTTCTTTCTCAAATTCCCCATGCGAGTGTGGTGGAATGGCAGACACAACAGACTTAAAATCTGTCGGGGGCAACCCCGTGCCGGTTCGAGTCCGGCTACTCGCACCAACGTACATAACAAACGACGAGCACCTCTCCTGTGGAGAGGTGCTTTTTTCGTCCTCACGGCACGATCTTCACTTGTGTCCCGACCGAGACTCGCCTCGCCAGATCTTCCACATCTTTGTTGTGCATGCGGATGCAGCCTTTTGATACATATTTCCCGATCGAGGACGGCCGATTGGTGCCGTGGATGCCGTAGCCTTTTTTGGACAACCCCATCCAATACGTGCCATACACAGTGACCGGACCGCCGGGGCGCCGTCCTGGATTGGGCACTTTGCTGATGATCTTAAACGTTCCGCTCGGCGTCCGGGTCGCGATTTTGCCGACGCCAACCGGGTAGCTTTTGATCACTTTGCCGTTTTCCAACAGGTCGAGTCTGCGTTTGCCAAGCGAGATGCGAATCGAAACGGCCAAACGCCATCCCTCCTTTTGCAACGTCCCTGTCAAGGTATGCGCGTTTGCCTAACCGGGGAACCTATGCTACACTCCTACTGTAAAAATGCCCATGATTTGGTGGGAGAGAGAGGACGGTTATCTTACGATGAGACTAGGGGCAAACGTTTCCATTGCCAAAACCGGGCTGCTCAAAGCGGTCGAAGAGTCGATCAGCTACGAAGCGGACACCTTTATGATCTATACCCGTTCCAACCGTGGCGGCAATGCGCGCCCGATTGAAAATTTTGGCCGTGAACAAGCCTACGAGATCATGAAAGCGCACAACCTCGCCGATCCGGTCGTACACGCTCCGTACCTGATCAACCTGGCTTCGAACAAGCCGGAGACGTGGGAATACGGCGTGGAGCTCTTGCGCGAAGACATCAGGCGCACCGAATACCTCGGCATCAACTATATCGTCTTCCATCCGGGCTCCCATACCGGGGCTGGTGTGGAATACGGCGTCAAACGCATCGCGGAAGGCTTGGACGAGATCTTGACGGGCGAAGAAAAGCTGTTTGTCTGCCTCGAAGGCATGGCGGGCGACGGTTCGAAACTCGGCTCCAACTTTGAAGAGCTGGCGGAGATCATATCGCTTGTCAAACATAAGGACAAGCTCGGCGTCTGTCTCGATACCTGCCATCTGTATTCGTCCGGCTATGACATCGTCAATGACTTTGATGGCGTGATGCAGAAGTTTGATGACGTCGTCGGCCTCGACCGCCTGAAGGTGTGGCACATCAACGACAGCAAAACGCCGTTTGACTCGCGCAAAGACCGCCATGCCAACATTGGTGAAGGCTCGATCGGCGGCGACGCGATCAAGCGTATCGTGCATCACCAACTTGCCCAAGGCAAACCCTGCATCTTGGAAACGCCGGAAGGAAAATACAAAGAAGAAATCGCCTTTTTGCGCAGCTAGTCGGCAAAGGCTGACCGGACCCGTCTTGCTGACGGGTCCTTTTCCTTTGCTTCCACCTATTGCTTCGATTTGCCGATTGGCCCGCTCCAAACAATAGCTCCATGGGGTCGAATCCAGGTTGAAGTGAGGAGTGTTGACGATGCGTGCAAAAAAGAAACTCAGTCTGATGCTTGCTGCTGCTTTTGCCCTGATGCCGCTGCCGGCGATGCTGGATGCTCAAGCCTCTCCGTCCCATGGCGGCCATACGCTGCAGGCAGTGCCGACGGCCGCCCATGTACAGGTCAACCGCGCCGGCGTGGCGATCAACGGTGTGATGAAGTCGGCCATCGATCCGATCCGGGTCGGGGGCATGTATTATGTTCCGTTTAAAGAGATCGCCCGCATCCTCGACTATGATGACGTCCGCTACAATTACAGCACGAAAACGTACACCGCCACCGACGGTTCGGCCACGGTGAAAGTGACGATCGGCAGCTCGAGCGCTTTGAAAGGCGACGAGCACGTGCATGTGGACCCGCCGAAGTTTATCAACGGCACCACCTATCTTTCGCTTGGCTCTGTCGGAGCGGTCTTCAACACCTACACGTGGTTCAAAGCGGAAAACGGCTCGATCCAGGTGCAATTGCCTGCCCGCCAATACAAAGTGCAGGCTGGCGATACCTTGTGGGAAGTCGCGCAGGCCCATCACACAACGATCGCTGCCGTGCGTGCTGCGAACAACCTGACCACCGACAGCTTGACGCCGGGCCAGATGCTCCGCGTCCCGCCGGAATATCAAACCCGTGAGATGGAGCCGGTGCGCCAGTCCTCTCCGACGCCATCGCAGCAAAACACGGCAACTCCGGTGCAGTCTTCGGCCGCATCGGCCAAAGCGCAGGCGATCATCTCGACCGGCAAAAAGTACATGGGCCGCCCGTA
The Tumebacillus sp. BK434 DNA segment above includes these coding regions:
- a CDS encoding L,D-transpeptidase — translated: MAVSIRISLGKRRLDLLENGKVIKSYPVGVGKIATRTPSGTFKIISKVPNPGRRPGGPVTVYGTYWMGLSKKGYGIHGTNRPSSIGKYVSKGCIRMHNKDVEDLARRVSVGTQVKIVP
- a CDS encoding deoxyribonuclease IV; translation: MRLGANVSIAKTGLLKAVEESISYEADTFMIYTRSNRGGNARPIENFGREQAYEIMKAHNLADPVVHAPYLINLASNKPETWEYGVELLREDIRRTEYLGINYIVFHPGSHTGAGVEYGVKRIAEGLDEILTGEEKLFVCLEGMAGDGSKLGSNFEELAEIISLVKHKDKLGVCLDTCHLYSSGYDIVNDFDGVMQKFDDVVGLDRLKVWHINDSKTPFDSRKDRHANIGEGSIGGDAIKRIVHHQLAQGKPCILETPEGKYKEEIAFLRS
- a CDS encoding NlpC/P60 family protein, with protein sequence MRAKKKLSLMLAAAFALMPLPAMLDAQASPSHGGHTLQAVPTAAHVQVNRAGVAINGVMKSAIDPIRVGGMYYVPFKEIARILDYDDVRYNYSTKTYTATDGSATVKVTIGSSSALKGDEHVHVDPPKFINGTTYLSLGSVGAVFNTYTWFKAENGSIQVQLPARQYKVQAGDTLWEVAQAHHTTIAAVRAANNLTTDSLTPGQMLRVPPEYQTREMEPVRQSSPTPSQQNTATPVQSSAASAKAQAIISTGKKYMGRPYKFGAKPSEAPARMDCSSFLQYIFQQNGISLPRDSRQQSAVGTRVAKSDLQPGDLVFFKYPERYSDGRVGHVGMYIGNGQMLHTVPKTGVTISKMTSSYWTRNYLYGKRVIK